A section of the Microbacterium forte genome encodes:
- a CDS encoding LacI family DNA-binding transcriptional regulator, with translation MARESSRPGITDVAKLAGVSLSTVSRAMNGNPTVDPALAERVRAAAAELGYTANPVARSLVLGRTQTVAVVIPDLENPTFQAVLRGLSRAATADGYHVLVADSREDLDEEHALARATRLRTDGVILCAPRMPEEELATLLPALSPAVVINRGPQISAPVVGADYGLGMREIVDHLTSLGHRRLVYLAGATRSVTHKARQEAIAAAVSRLDRLEVEEITAGVDFDSGTAVADQVLASGATAVIAYNDLVAMGLLSALTVRRVEVPGQLSITGFDDIPFAAYTSPPLTTAAVPAVDLGAAAWAAMHAQLTGGEPTPALTLTPTLVVRGSTSAPRED, from the coding sequence ATGGCACGCGAATCCTCTCGCCCCGGCATCACCGACGTCGCGAAGCTCGCCGGCGTCTCGCTGTCGACCGTGTCGCGGGCGATGAACGGGAACCCCACGGTCGACCCCGCCCTCGCGGAGCGCGTGCGGGCCGCCGCCGCCGAACTCGGCTACACCGCGAACCCGGTGGCTCGGAGTCTGGTGCTCGGCCGCACCCAGACGGTCGCGGTCGTCATCCCGGATCTCGAGAACCCGACCTTCCAGGCGGTCCTCCGCGGGCTCAGCCGTGCAGCGACTGCCGATGGTTACCACGTGCTCGTCGCCGATTCCCGCGAAGATCTCGACGAGGAGCACGCGCTCGCCAGGGCGACACGACTGCGCACCGACGGCGTGATCCTGTGCGCTCCTCGAATGCCCGAAGAGGAGCTCGCGACGCTGCTGCCCGCGCTCTCCCCCGCCGTCGTGATCAACCGCGGGCCGCAGATCAGCGCTCCCGTCGTCGGCGCCGACTACGGCTTGGGCATGCGCGAGATCGTCGACCATCTGACGTCTCTCGGCCACCGCCGGCTGGTCTATCTCGCCGGAGCGACGCGCAGCGTGACGCACAAGGCGCGACAGGAGGCGATCGCCGCAGCGGTCTCCCGGCTCGACCGGCTCGAGGTCGAGGAGATCACCGCGGGGGTCGACTTCGACAGCGGCACGGCCGTCGCCGATCAGGTGCTCGCGAGCGGTGCGACCGCCGTGATCGCCTACAACGACCTCGTCGCGATGGGCCTCCTCTCGGCGCTGACCGTGCGCCGCGTCGAGGTACCGGGCCAGCTGTCGATCACCGGCTTCGACGACATCCCGTTCGCCGCCTACACGTCGCCGCCGCTCACGACCGCGGCGGTTCCGGCTGTCGATCTCGGCGCAGCAGCCTGGGCCGCCATGCACGCCCAACTCACCGGCGGCGAACCCACCCCGGCGCTCACGCTGACGCCGACCCTGGTCGTGCGCGGAAGCACCTCCGCCCCGCGCGAGGACTGA
- a CDS encoding Gfo/Idh/MocA family protein produces the protein MTKTRYALAGAGVRAQMYVDAITGAHRDRAELVAIVEPNPVRAAFHSERAVDAGASAPRLATPDELEQVIRDERVDRVIICSRDDLHAELIVRSLEAGADVVVEKPLTIDAASAARIEEVVERTGRQVVLTFNYRYSPRNSALRRIIQDGTIGQVTSVDFQWMLDTNHGADYFRRWHRDKKNSGGLLVHKSSHHFDLVNWWIRSQPTRVYASGGLRFYGAENAAGRGLGERPARGTHDGGDLFELDLRTDERLTALYLDAEQHDGYVRDLDVFSEGITIEDNLALVVDYVSGATMSYSLNAHSPWEGYRVAVNGTLGRVELEVVERGAVLAGEGLHPHIDPSLSGGDGTTALRPEGERILVQRHWEAAYEVPIDGGDGGHGGGDALLLSDVFEDPGDDPLARPADWTDGIRSIAVGIAGNRSLETGLPVRVDELGIALLARR, from the coding sequence ATGACGAAGACCCGTTATGCCCTGGCCGGTGCCGGAGTCCGCGCGCAGATGTATGTCGATGCGATCACCGGAGCGCACCGGGACCGCGCCGAACTGGTCGCGATCGTCGAGCCCAACCCCGTGCGCGCCGCCTTCCATTCCGAACGCGCGGTCGACGCAGGCGCCTCCGCTCCCCGCCTCGCGACCCCCGACGAGCTCGAACAGGTGATCCGCGACGAACGCGTCGACCGGGTCATCATCTGCTCGCGCGACGATCTGCACGCCGAGCTGATCGTCCGCTCGCTCGAGGCCGGTGCCGATGTCGTGGTCGAGAAGCCGCTGACGATCGACGCGGCGAGCGCGGCCCGCATCGAAGAGGTCGTCGAACGCACCGGCCGACAGGTGGTGCTGACGTTCAACTACCGGTACTCCCCCCGCAACAGCGCGCTGCGCCGGATCATCCAGGACGGCACGATCGGGCAGGTCACCTCCGTCGACTTCCAGTGGATGCTCGACACCAACCACGGCGCCGACTACTTCCGCCGCTGGCACCGGGACAAGAAGAACTCGGGCGGTCTTCTCGTGCACAAGTCGAGCCATCACTTCGACCTCGTCAACTGGTGGATCCGCTCGCAGCCGACCCGCGTCTACGCGTCGGGCGGTCTGCGCTTCTACGGCGCCGAGAATGCGGCCGGCCGCGGCCTCGGCGAGCGTCCGGCGCGAGGAACCCACGACGGGGGCGACCTCTTCGAACTCGACCTCCGCACCGACGAACGCCTGACCGCGCTCTACCTCGACGCCGAGCAGCACGACGGCTACGTGCGCGACCTCGACGTGTTCAGCGAGGGCATCACGATCGAGGACAACCTCGCGCTCGTCGTCGACTACGTCTCGGGCGCGACCATGTCGTACTCGCTGAACGCGCACTCGCCGTGGGAGGGCTATCGCGTCGCCGTCAACGGCACGCTCGGCCGCGTCGAGCTCGAGGTCGTCGAACGCGGAGCCGTGCTGGCCGGTGAGGGCCTGCATCCCCACATCGACCCGAGCCTCTCGGGCGGCGACGGCACCACCGCACTGCGCCCTGAAGGCGAGCGCATACTCGTGCAGCGGCACTGGGAAGCGGCCTACGAGGTGCCCATCGACGGCGGCGACGGCGGACACGGCGGCGGCGACGCCCTGCTCCTGTCCGACGTCTTCGAAGATCCGGGCGATGACCCGCTCGCGCGGCCGGCGGACTGGACAGACGGCATCCGCTCCATCGCCGTCGGCATCGCGGGCAACCGCTCCCTCGAGACCGGACTCCCCGTGAGGGTCGACGAGCTCGGGATCGCCCTGCTCGCACGCCGATGA
- a CDS encoding NAD-dependent epimerase/dehydratase family protein, with the protein MRIVVTGGSGRLGRTLVTGLADAGHELISVDKEPIAHLDRAGITQFSLDLTDADATASALAGTRADAVIHLAAIAVPFSAPEDVILRTNAALAQSVLGGAVRAGIRRVVAASSPTVIGYGAPRGWTPERLPLDETSPTEPWNAYALSKLLIEQTIDMLRRQAGDDVRFASFRPCYVIAPEEWAGAPTQQGHTVLERLDDPALSAPALFNYIDARDVAAFADALLDALDDIPNGERFFVGADDALARRPLSELLPQFHPGTARAAAELTGTAPAFSSAKAARLLGWRAARTWRTELAAGRALL; encoded by the coding sequence ATGAGGATCGTCGTCACCGGCGGGTCCGGGCGACTCGGGCGCACGCTCGTGACAGGACTCGCGGATGCCGGACACGAGCTCATCTCCGTCGACAAAGAGCCGATCGCACACCTCGACCGCGCCGGGATCACTCAGTTCTCCCTCGATCTGACCGACGCGGATGCCACGGCGTCGGCACTCGCGGGCACACGAGCTGACGCGGTGATCCACCTCGCGGCGATCGCGGTGCCCTTCAGCGCACCCGAAGACGTGATCCTGCGCACGAACGCCGCCCTCGCGCAGTCGGTGCTCGGCGGAGCCGTGCGTGCAGGCATCCGCCGAGTGGTCGCAGCGTCGAGCCCGACGGTGATCGGCTACGGCGCACCCCGCGGCTGGACTCCCGAGCGCCTCCCCCTCGACGAGACATCGCCCACCGAACCGTGGAACGCCTACGCCCTGTCGAAGCTGCTGATCGAGCAGACGATCGACATGCTGCGGCGCCAGGCGGGCGACGACGTGCGGTTCGCATCCTTCCGCCCCTGCTACGTGATCGCCCCCGAGGAATGGGCCGGCGCTCCGACCCAGCAGGGGCACACCGTGCTCGAACGCCTCGATGACCCCGCACTGTCGGCACCGGCGCTCTTCAACTACATCGATGCCCGCGACGTCGCAGCCTTCGCCGACGCCCTGCTCGACGCCCTCGACGACATCCCGAACGGCGAGCGGTTCTTCGTCGGCGCCGACGACGCGCTCGCCCGCCGCCCGCTGAGCGAGCTGCTGCCGCAGTTCCACCCCGGCACCGCGCGGGCGGCGGCCGAGCTCACCGGCACTGCGCCCGCGTTCTCCTCCGCCAAAGCCGCTCGCCTGCTCGGCTGGCGCGCCGCGCGCACCTGGCGCACGGAGCTCGCGGCAGGACGCGCGCTGCTGTGA
- a CDS encoding mandelate racemase/muconate lactonizing enzyme family protein, with the protein MTTIRSLTSRLQRVPLTRPWAADVTSVGIIATHVVRSDGGEGWGFSWSPQIGAPAVQSLLQQDIAPASVGRSAVPGEAWQSLWEHLHEAGGGGITTIALAGLDLALWDAEARAADTSVSRLIGYRRERVRAYGSGVNLHYPLEELLAQVQRWIDAGFDAVKIKVGKPDLSEDIERVAAVRALLGPDRALMIDANQRWDLDRATTSIDALSRFDLAWIEEPLRADDLIGHTELARRIDVPIAVGENLHTVHRFADFLRAGAAQIVQPNIVRVGGITPLLRIAGLAASHGVALHPHLLPELSGQLALTLPDTAFEPLVEDVEDAGFGALGALADPSPVTIADGFLTENEHHGLGIRFSPVLGDEAGRDLTI; encoded by the coding sequence GTGACCACCATCCGGAGTCTGACGTCGCGTCTCCAGCGGGTGCCGCTGACGCGTCCGTGGGCTGCCGACGTGACGTCGGTCGGTATCATCGCGACCCACGTCGTGCGCTCAGACGGCGGCGAAGGATGGGGTTTCTCGTGGAGCCCGCAGATCGGCGCACCCGCCGTGCAGTCGCTGCTGCAGCAGGACATCGCTCCCGCCTCCGTGGGCCGATCCGCTGTTCCCGGCGAGGCCTGGCAGAGCCTGTGGGAGCACCTGCACGAAGCGGGCGGCGGTGGCATCACGACGATCGCGCTGGCAGGGCTCGACCTCGCGCTGTGGGATGCCGAGGCGCGCGCTGCCGACACCTCGGTGTCGCGCCTGATCGGCTACCGCCGTGAGCGCGTGCGCGCCTACGGATCGGGCGTGAACCTGCACTACCCGCTCGAAGAGCTGCTCGCCCAGGTGCAGCGCTGGATCGATGCGGGGTTCGATGCCGTGAAGATCAAGGTCGGAAAGCCCGATCTCTCGGAGGACATCGAGCGCGTCGCCGCCGTGCGCGCGCTGCTCGGACCCGATCGCGCGCTGATGATCGACGCGAACCAACGCTGGGATCTCGACCGCGCGACGACGTCGATCGACGCACTGTCGCGCTTCGATCTCGCCTGGATCGAGGAGCCGCTGCGGGCCGACGACCTCATCGGCCACACCGAGCTCGCCCGTCGCATCGACGTGCCCATAGCGGTCGGCGAGAACCTGCACACGGTGCACCGCTTCGCAGACTTCCTCCGGGCAGGCGCCGCGCAGATCGTGCAGCCCAACATCGTGCGCGTCGGCGGAATCACCCCGTTGCTCCGCATCGCCGGGCTCGCCGCCTCGCATGGCGTCGCCCTGCATCCTCACCTGCTGCCAGAGCTCTCGGGCCAGCTCGCCCTGACGCTGCCCGACACCGCGTTCGAACCACTGGTCGAGGATGTGGAGGATGCCGGATTCGGGGCGCTCGGCGCTCTGGCCGATCCCTCGCCCGTGACCATCGCCGACGGCTTCCTCACCGAGAACGAGCATCACGGCCTCGGCATCCGCTTCTCCCCCGTTCTCGGAGACGAGGCTGGACGCGACCTGACGATCTGA
- a CDS encoding glycoside hydrolase family 3 C-terminal domain-containing protein, whose protein sequence is MTDTSASDLTLEEKASLTSGADFWTTKAIERVGLPSIMMTDGPHGLRKQAGGTDHLGLSSSVPATCFPPAVGIGSTFDPEIVERVGAAIGVEAAIEDVAIVLGPGINIKRSPLCGRNFEYFSEDPIVSGILGAASVRGVQSQGVGTSLKHFAANNQEFDRMRASSDVDPRPLHEIYLRGFERVVKDAEPWTVMCSYNRINGVYASEDPWLLTQVLRDDWGFDGVVVSDWGAVNDRVAGVAAGLDLEMPSSGGRTDAQLVAAVRAGELDESVLDTAADRAIDLVRKAQRRPAVAGPLDVDAHHALAREAAGRSIVLLKNDGDVLPLAAEQRIAVIGAFATEPRFQGAGSSLINPTRVDTAWDELRAVGGENVTYAAGFAVEGGDIAASGRSADDLRAEAVAVASAADVAVVFLGLPAAEESEGFDREHIDLPAAQLEVLDAVIAANPTTAVVLSNGGVVALPFAERVPAIVETWLLGQAGGGAVADVLYGAVNPSGKLTETVPVRLEDNPSFGSFPGEFGHVRYGEGVLVGYRWYDAKGLDVTFPFGYGLSYTTFSYGEASVAASESGDIVVRVDVTNTGDRDGREIVQVYAAPVASVVQRAPRELKAFASVALAAGETRTVELVVRREDLAYWDVRVDRWIVESGEYTVEVAASSRDIRSSATVQVEGDAVSLPLTMNSSIGDVLAHPVAGPTVMGALGGFLGELTGADSSAASMMPNDEAMQKMMASFPIGRLIGFPGVDVTHEQVEQLLEGANAGVLTPA, encoded by the coding sequence ATGACCGATACATCGGCATCCGATCTCACCCTCGAGGAGAAGGCATCGCTCACCAGCGGTGCGGACTTCTGGACGACGAAGGCCATCGAGCGCGTCGGTCTGCCGTCGATCATGATGACCGACGGCCCGCACGGCCTGCGCAAGCAAGCAGGCGGCACCGATCACCTCGGTCTCTCGAGCAGTGTGCCGGCGACCTGCTTCCCTCCCGCTGTCGGCATCGGCTCGACGTTCGATCCCGAGATCGTCGAGCGCGTCGGCGCGGCCATCGGCGTCGAGGCGGCGATCGAAGACGTCGCCATCGTGCTCGGCCCCGGCATCAACATCAAGCGGTCGCCCCTGTGCGGTCGCAACTTCGAGTACTTCTCGGAGGACCCGATCGTCTCGGGGATCCTCGGTGCGGCCTCGGTGCGAGGAGTGCAGTCGCAGGGCGTCGGCACCTCGCTCAAGCACTTCGCGGCCAACAACCAGGAGTTCGATCGCATGCGCGCGAGCTCCGACGTGGACCCGCGTCCGTTGCACGAGATCTACCTGCGCGGCTTCGAGCGCGTGGTCAAGGATGCCGAGCCGTGGACCGTCATGTGCTCGTACAACCGCATCAACGGGGTCTACGCCTCGGAGGACCCGTGGCTGCTCACACAGGTGCTGCGCGATGACTGGGGCTTCGACGGCGTGGTCGTCTCGGACTGGGGTGCTGTGAACGACCGCGTGGCTGGCGTCGCCGCCGGTCTCGACCTCGAGATGCCGTCGTCGGGCGGGCGGACGGATGCTCAGCTCGTGGCCGCGGTGCGCGCCGGCGAGCTCGACGAGAGCGTGCTCGACACCGCAGCCGACCGTGCGATCGATCTCGTGCGCAAGGCGCAGCGGCGCCCTGCCGTCGCAGGTCCTCTCGACGTCGACGCGCACCATGCGCTCGCGAGGGAAGCGGCCGGACGCTCCATCGTGCTGTTGAAGAACGACGGCGACGTGCTGCCGCTCGCCGCGGAGCAGAGGATCGCCGTCATCGGAGCCTTCGCGACCGAGCCGCGCTTCCAGGGAGCCGGATCCTCGCTCATCAACCCCACCCGCGTCGACACCGCGTGGGACGAGCTCCGTGCCGTGGGTGGAGAGAACGTCACGTACGCCGCCGGCTTCGCTGTCGAAGGTGGCGACATCGCGGCATCCGGCCGTTCGGCCGACGACCTGCGCGCCGAGGCCGTCGCCGTCGCATCCGCAGCCGACGTCGCCGTCGTGTTCCTCGGCCTTCCCGCTGCCGAGGAATCCGAGGGCTTCGACCGCGAGCACATCGATCTGCCCGCTGCGCAGCTGGAGGTGCTCGACGCCGTGATCGCGGCGAACCCCACCACGGCGGTCGTGCTCTCGAACGGCGGCGTCGTCGCGCTGCCCTTCGCCGAGCGGGTGCCGGCGATCGTCGAGACGTGGCTGCTCGGCCAGGCCGGCGGCGGCGCTGTCGCCGACGTGCTCTACGGAGCGGTGAACCCCTCGGGAAAGCTCACCGAGACCGTTCCGGTGCGGCTGGAGGACAACCCCTCGTTCGGCAGCTTCCCCGGTGAGTTCGGTCACGTCCGCTACGGCGAGGGCGTGCTGGTCGGCTACCGCTGGTACGACGCGAAGGGCCTCGACGTCACCTTCCCCTTCGGGTACGGCCTCTCGTACACGACGTTCTCGTATGGCGAGGCGTCGGTCGCGGCGAGCGAGAGCGGCGACATCGTCGTGCGGGTCGATGTGACCAACACCGGAGACCGCGACGGCCGCGAGATCGTGCAGGTCTATGCGGCCCCGGTCGCCTCCGTCGTGCAGCGCGCGCCGCGCGAGCTCAAGGCCTTCGCATCGGTGGCGCTCGCTGCGGGGGAGACCCGTACCGTCGAGCTCGTCGTGCGCCGAGAGGACCTCGCCTATTGGGACGTGCGCGTCGACCGCTGGATCGTCGAGAGCGGCGAGTACACGGTCGAGGTCGCCGCGTCGAGCCGCGACATCCGTTCTTCCGCGACCGTGCAGGTCGAGGGCGATGCCGTCTCGCTTCCCCTCACGATGAACTCGTCGATCGGCGATGTCCTCGCGCACCCCGTAGCTGGCCCGACCGTCATGGGCGCCCTCGGCGGATTCCTGGGAGAGCTGACCGGTGCGGACTCGTCGGCTGCCTCGATGATGCCGAACGACGAGGCGATGCAGAAGATGATGGCGTCGTTCCCGATCGGCCGACTGATCGGATTCCCCGGTGTCGACGTCACGCACGAGCAGGTCGAGCAGCTGCTCGAGGGCGCGAACGCGGGAGTGCTGACGCCGGCCTGA
- a CDS encoding TetR/AcrR family transcriptional regulator, with protein sequence MARRGSYAKGVARREEILESALDVIGRKGYQNASLKQIAELVGVTPAALLHYFGSKEELFTEVLRKRDEHDGMMPQTLNPVDGKSAFIDVIRHNTEVPGVVELFSRLSVDAVDPAHPAHQYFLERSEKLRESITDSFVHDAAHRATLDPDTMARVIQAVADGLQLQWMIDRSVDMPGIIGALMDVLYPPTDQPETPTR encoded by the coding sequence ATGGCACGACGAGGTTCATACGCGAAGGGCGTCGCCAGACGCGAGGAGATCCTCGAGAGCGCTCTCGATGTGATCGGCCGCAAGGGCTACCAGAACGCCTCGCTCAAGCAGATCGCCGAGCTGGTCGGCGTCACCCCCGCCGCGCTCCTGCACTACTTCGGCAGCAAGGAGGAGCTCTTCACCGAGGTGCTGCGCAAGCGCGACGAGCACGACGGCATGATGCCGCAGACGCTGAATCCGGTCGACGGCAAGTCCGCGTTCATCGATGTCATCCGCCACAACACCGAGGTCCCCGGAGTCGTCGAACTGTTCTCACGCCTCTCGGTCGACGCCGTCGACCCCGCGCATCCGGCCCATCAGTACTTCCTCGAGCGCAGCGAGAAGCTCCGCGAGAGCATCACCGACAGCTTCGTCCACGACGCCGCCCACCGGGCGACGCTCGACCCGGACACCATGGCACGGGTGATCCAGGCGGTCGCCGACGGGCTGCAGCTGCAGTGGATGATCGACCGCTCCGTCGACATGCCGGGCATCATCGGAGCCCTCATGGACGTGCTCTACCCGCCGACCGATCAGCCGGAGACGCCTACGCGCTGA
- a CDS encoding LCP family protein, whose product MSPHTRRRRTIARHGQLHSPGPVSQLLTFIAIGLAVVLVSGFGVVSYIVYDLSSTVSANAVELDSTEELPPDISEYEGGFNMLLTGVDTCEEAYAQYFGERCTGADSEGTLNDVNLLLHVSEEPRRITVVSLPRDMMVPIPECEDAEGDVHSAMSKQQINTAYTDGGLNCVAKTVSDLTGQEIQFAASVTFGGVIEITNAIGGVEVCLASPIKDRYTGLDLAAGNHVIEGITALQFLRTRHGVGDGSDLGRIGNQQQYMSSLARTLISGETLGNVPMMLKLATTGLDNVEASTSLADPMKIVQIALAVKSVPFEDIVFLQYPTFADPADPNRVVPDKESAEAMWNAINENAQLQVTHQNTENDGVVVTDPATQTPADAGAEAATPDPAATPENVVALPDTIKGNSAAQQTCSNGNVR is encoded by the coding sequence GTGAGTCCTCACACCCGACGCCGTCGTACCATCGCGCGACACGGACAGCTCCACTCGCCGGGCCCCGTCAGCCAGCTTCTGACGTTCATCGCGATCGGTCTCGCCGTCGTCCTGGTGAGCGGCTTCGGCGTCGTCTCGTACATCGTCTACGACCTCTCGAGCACGGTCTCGGCCAACGCGGTCGAGCTGGACAGCACCGAGGAGCTGCCGCCGGACATCAGCGAGTACGAGGGCGGATTCAACATGCTCCTCACCGGTGTCGACACGTGCGAAGAGGCCTATGCGCAGTACTTCGGCGAACGCTGCACCGGCGCCGACTCCGAAGGCACGCTCAATGACGTGAATCTCCTCCTGCACGTGTCGGAGGAGCCCCGCCGCATCACCGTCGTCAGCCTGCCCCGAGACATGATGGTGCCGATCCCCGAGTGCGAAGACGCCGAGGGCGACGTGCACTCCGCGATGAGCAAGCAGCAGATCAACACCGCCTACACCGACGGCGGACTCAACTGCGTCGCGAAGACCGTCTCCGACCTCACCGGTCAGGAGATCCAGTTCGCGGCATCGGTCACGTTCGGCGGTGTGATCGAGATCACGAATGCGATCGGCGGCGTCGAGGTGTGCCTCGCCTCTCCGATCAAGGACCGCTACACGGGCCTCGATCTGGCAGCCGGAAACCACGTGATCGAGGGCATCACCGCTCTGCAGTTCCTCCGCACCCGCCACGGCGTCGGAGACGGCAGCGACCTCGGACGCATCGGCAACCAGCAGCAGTACATGTCGAGCCTGGCGCGCACGCTGATCAGCGGCGAGACGCTCGGCAACGTCCCCATGATGTTGAAGCTCGCGACCACCGGTCTCGACAACGTCGAGGCGAGCACCTCGCTCGCCGACCCGATGAAGATCGTGCAGATCGCGCTCGCGGTGAAGTCCGTGCCGTTCGAGGACATCGTCTTCCTGCAGTACCCGACGTTCGCGGACCCGGCCGACCCCAACCGCGTCGTGCCGGACAAGGAGTCCGCCGAGGCCATGTGGAACGCGATCAACGAGAACGCCCAGCTGCAGGTCACGCATCAGAACACCGAGAACGACGGAGTCGTCGTGACGGATCCGGCCACGCAGACGCCCGCCGACGCGGGTGCCGAGGCGGCGACGCCTGACCCTGCGGCGACACCTGAGAACGTCGTGGCGCTGCCTGACACGATCAAGGGCAACTCGGCCGCGCAGCAGACCTGCTCGAACGGAAACGTCCGCTGA
- a CDS encoding HAD family hydrolase yields MTAPWLVGLDVDGTIILQDETMSPGVPEAVARLRDAGHEVTIATGRSWMATRRWVEQLELTPQFVVCSNGAVTMRRVGDEWERWHIETFDPSPVLALLRDRLPEARYMVELGSGLRLYTEHLDDWTLDGGRQVGFEELVAEPVSRVVVVSPGHDEEDFHRLVAEAGLNEVSYAIGWTAWLDIAPQGVDKGTALERVRTELGFERGQVFVAGDGRNDIGMFEWALGLDGRAVAMGQAPAEVKDAAGEVTGDVEDGGLAMALNTLPAAAQVSARE; encoded by the coding sequence GTGACGGCCCCCTGGCTCGTCGGGCTCGACGTCGACGGAACGATCATCCTGCAGGACGAGACGATGAGCCCCGGCGTGCCCGAGGCCGTCGCGCGGCTGCGGGATGCCGGTCACGAGGTGACGATCGCCACCGGACGCAGCTGGATGGCCACGCGTCGCTGGGTCGAGCAGCTCGAGCTGACCCCGCAGTTCGTGGTGTGCTCGAACGGAGCGGTGACCATGCGTCGGGTGGGCGACGAGTGGGAGCGGTGGCACATCGAGACGTTCGATCCGTCTCCCGTGCTCGCTCTCCTGCGCGACCGCCTGCCGGAGGCCCGGTACATGGTCGAGCTCGGCTCGGGGCTCAGGCTGTACACCGAGCACCTGGACGACTGGACGCTCGACGGCGGACGACAGGTCGGCTTCGAAGAGCTGGTCGCCGAGCCGGTCTCCCGTGTCGTCGTCGTGTCGCCGGGTCACGACGAGGAGGACTTCCACCGCCTCGTCGCGGAGGCAGGACTCAACGAGGTCTCGTACGCGATCGGCTGGACGGCGTGGCTCGACATCGCGCCGCAGGGCGTCGACAAGGGCACGGCGCTCGAGCGCGTGCGCACCGAGCTCGGCTTCGAGCGCGGGCAGGTCTTCGTGGCCGGCGACGGACGCAACGACATCGGCATGTTCGAGTGGGCGCTGGGGCTCGACGGCCGTGCCGTCGCCATGGGGCAGGCGCCCGCAGAGGTCAAGGATGCCGCGGGCGAGGTGACCGGCGACGTCGAGGACGGCGGGCTCGCAATGGCACTGAACACGCTTCCAGCGGCCGCCCAGGTCAGCGCGAGAGAATAG